One Sphaerisporangium krabiense DNA segment encodes these proteins:
- a CDS encoding ABC transporter ATP-binding protein has translation MTTVTWEREPAAAGGRAPFLSVRDLTVEFSTEDGVVHAVDNLSFDLAKGTTLGIVGESGSGKSVSNLAILGLHDRAYTSLGGQILLEGEDLLQASRHTLERLRGNRIAMIFQDPLTSLSPYHTVGRQISEVYRKHKGVGKREARDRAVEMLERVGIPHARTRVDDYPHQFSGGMRQRVMIAMALVCDPDLLIADEPTTALDVTVQAQILDLLKDLQQQFGTSIILITHDLGVVARTAHDVLVMYAGRAIEQGTVREVLREPRHPYTWGLLGSMPKLGSNVDIPLLPVRGTPPSLLAPPSGCPFHPRCDHMARVGSDVCATERPELSPAEGHRDACYLTLAQKREIFDGTIKERL, from the coding sequence GTGACCACCGTGACCTGGGAGCGCGAGCCCGCGGCCGCCGGCGGCCGTGCGCCGTTCCTGTCGGTGCGCGACCTGACGGTCGAGTTCTCCACCGAGGACGGCGTCGTCCACGCCGTGGACAACCTGTCGTTCGACCTGGCCAAGGGCACCACGCTCGGCATCGTCGGCGAGTCCGGGTCGGGCAAGTCGGTGTCCAACCTGGCCATCCTCGGGCTGCACGACCGGGCGTACACCTCGCTCGGCGGGCAGATCCTGCTGGAGGGCGAGGACCTGCTCCAGGCGAGCCGGCACACCCTGGAGCGGCTGCGCGGCAACCGCATCGCCATGATCTTCCAGGACCCGCTGACCTCGCTGTCGCCGTACCACACGGTCGGCCGCCAGATCTCCGAGGTGTACCGCAAGCACAAGGGCGTGGGGAAGCGCGAGGCGCGCGACCGCGCGGTCGAGATGCTGGAGCGCGTCGGCATCCCGCACGCCAGGACGCGGGTGGACGACTACCCGCACCAGTTCTCCGGCGGCATGCGCCAGCGGGTCATGATCGCGATGGCGCTGGTCTGCGACCCCGACCTGCTCATCGCCGACGAGCCCACGACGGCGCTGGACGTCACCGTGCAGGCGCAGATCCTCGACCTGCTCAAGGACCTCCAGCAGCAGTTCGGCACCTCGATCATCCTCATCACCCACGACCTCGGCGTGGTGGCCAGGACCGCGCACGACGTGCTGGTCATGTACGCGGGCCGCGCCATCGAGCAGGGGACGGTGCGCGAGGTGCTGCGCGAACCCCGCCACCCCTACACCTGGGGGCTGCTCGGATCGATGCCCAAGCTGGGCTCCAACGTCGACATCCCCCTGCTGCCGGTGCGCGGCACCCCGCCCAGCCTGCTCGCGCCCCCGTCCGGCTGCCCCTTCCACCCCCGGTGCGACCACATGGCGCGGGTCGGCTCGGACGTGTGCGCCACCGAGCGCCCCGAGCTCTCCCCCGCCGAGGGACACCGCGACGCCTGCTACCTGACCCTCGCCCAGAAGCGGGAAATCTTCGACGGCACGATCAAGGAACGCCTGTGA
- a CDS encoding ABC transporter permease, translated as MFRFFVRRLIGAVVILLIISVVTFFLFYAVPRDPARAFCGKICSPENLALIRHNLGMDQPLFVQYWHWLAGIFTGRDLVQFGVCAAPCLGYSFATQEPVFGAILDRFPVTLSVTLGAAVVILSFGVVTGMIAAWQQGKPLDKIASTSSVIGASLQIYFVGPLLVFFIVDSLGLLPRPSYIPFTEDPLGWFVHLLIPWVVLSIIFTANYTRMTRSTMVEQLAEDYVRTARAKGMSGRTVFLRFAWRGAMIPIVTIFGVDLATLLGGAIITEQTFTLHGIGELAVRAVQNTDLPMLLGVTLVGAFAIVILNIVVDVLYAVIDPRVRLG; from the coding sequence ATGTTCCGGTTCTTCGTACGCCGCCTCATCGGCGCCGTCGTGATCCTGCTGATCATCAGTGTGGTCACGTTCTTCCTCTTCTACGCCGTCCCCCGTGATCCCGCGCGGGCGTTCTGCGGGAAGATCTGCTCGCCGGAGAACCTGGCACTGATCCGGCACAACCTCGGCATGGACCAGCCGCTGTTCGTCCAGTACTGGCACTGGCTGGCCGGCATCTTCACCGGCCGCGACCTGGTGCAGTTCGGCGTGTGCGCCGCCCCCTGCCTCGGCTACTCGTTCGCCACCCAGGAGCCCGTCTTCGGCGCGATCCTCGACCGCTTCCCGGTGACGCTGTCGGTGACGCTCGGCGCGGCGGTCGTGATCCTGTCCTTCGGCGTCGTCACCGGCATGATCGCGGCCTGGCAGCAGGGCAAGCCGCTCGACAAGATCGCGAGCACGTCCTCGGTGATCGGCGCGTCCCTGCAGATCTACTTCGTCGGCCCGCTGCTGGTGTTCTTCATCGTCGACAGCCTGGGGCTGCTGCCCCGCCCCTCCTACATCCCCTTCACCGAGGACCCGCTGGGGTGGTTCGTCCACCTGCTGATCCCGTGGGTGGTGCTGTCGATCATCTTCACCGCCAACTACACGCGCATGACCCGCTCGACCATGGTCGAGCAGCTCGCCGAGGACTACGTCCGCACGGCGCGGGCCAAGGGCATGTCCGGCCGGACGGTGTTCCTCAGGTTCGCCTGGCGCGGCGCGATGATCCCCATCGTGACCATCTTCGGCGTGGACCTCGCCACCCTCCTCGGCGGCGCGATCATCACCGAGCAGACGTTCACCCTGCACGGCATCGGCGAACTGGCCGTGCGCGCCGTGCAGAACACCGACCTTCCCATGCTGCTCGGCGTCACCCTCGTCGGCGCCTTCGCGATCGTCATCCTGAACATCGTGGTGGACGTCCTGTACGCCGTCATCGACCCCCGCGTGCGGCTCGGATGA
- a CDS encoding ABC transporter substrate-binding protein, which yields MTVSRRRVTAAAAILTAGALTLAGCAKGGGGGPAATGGGAATPTKSLENKAVSAITVGTAADSNGPANPVEGAKRGGTVNMIDRDDFSHLDPGRVYLNYNATASLLFTRQLTGYRQAADGSLKLVGDLATDTGTTTDGGKTWKFTLKDGLKWQDGSAITSADIKYSVERLFAPFITEGPTYLQQWLAGADYRKAYEGPYNGKSLDAIETPDDKTVVFKLKEAHPDLNFTVAMTGYGAVPKAQDTKEKYDKKPFSSGPYQIVSHITDKSMDLERNPHWDPNTDPIRNAFPDKWHMEFGLQSQQSTERFLADSGPDKTAMTFHNAVAPERVQEVLGNAEAMKRSIQGLTPFTTFYNLNSKRLTDVKVRQAIIKAWPSKQLQLISGGEINSGKIATTVMSPTVLGYEAFDLYGTLAKPNGDPEGAKKLLQEAGKPNPTVVYAYNQTPTQEKITVAIKDALGKAGFNVVAKPLNPATYYDAIGPVDNKYDIYWTGWAADWPTGQTAIQPLFDSRLIADNSTNYSHFSNPEVDAAIDAANKITDAAEAGKAWAALDKKIMEQAPIVPEYYQTYFGLYGSGLGGVEFSLVQGEQSPLNVYVK from the coding sequence ATGACAGTCTCACGCAGGAGGGTCACCGCGGCGGCGGCGATCCTCACGGCCGGGGCCCTCACGCTTGCGGGCTGCGCCAAGGGCGGAGGCGGCGGCCCCGCCGCGACCGGCGGCGGCGCGGCCACGCCCACCAAGTCCCTGGAGAACAAGGCCGTCAGCGCCATCACCGTGGGCACCGCGGCCGACTCCAACGGCCCGGCGAACCCCGTCGAGGGCGCCAAGCGCGGCGGCACGGTCAACATGATCGACCGCGACGACTTCTCCCACCTCGACCCGGGCCGGGTCTACCTCAACTACAACGCCACGGCGTCGCTGCTGTTCACCCGGCAGCTCACCGGCTACCGCCAGGCCGCCGACGGCTCGCTCAAGCTGGTGGGCGACCTGGCCACCGACACCGGCACCACCACCGACGGCGGCAAGACGTGGAAGTTCACGCTCAAGGACGGCCTGAAGTGGCAGGACGGCTCGGCGATCACCTCGGCCGACATCAAGTACAGCGTCGAGCGGCTCTTCGCGCCGTTCATCACCGAGGGTCCGACCTACCTGCAGCAGTGGCTGGCCGGCGCCGACTACCGCAAGGCCTACGAGGGCCCGTACAACGGCAAGTCCCTGGACGCGATCGAGACGCCCGATGACAAGACGGTCGTCTTCAAGCTGAAGGAGGCGCACCCGGACCTGAACTTCACGGTGGCCATGACCGGCTACGGCGCGGTGCCGAAGGCGCAGGACACCAAGGAGAAGTACGACAAGAAGCCGTTCTCCTCGGGCCCGTACCAGATCGTCAGCCACATCACCGACAAGTCGATGGACCTGGAGCGCAACCCGCACTGGGACCCGAACACCGACCCGATCCGCAACGCCTTCCCCGACAAGTGGCACATGGAGTTCGGCCTGCAGTCGCAGCAGTCCACCGAGCGCTTCCTGGCCGACAGCGGGCCGGACAAGACCGCGATGACGTTCCACAACGCGGTCGCGCCCGAGCGGGTGCAGGAGGTCCTCGGCAACGCCGAGGCGATGAAGCGGTCCATCCAGGGCCTGACGCCGTTCACCACGTTCTACAACCTCAACAGCAAGCGGCTGACCGACGTGAAGGTCCGCCAGGCCATCATCAAGGCGTGGCCGTCCAAGCAGCTCCAGCTCATCTCGGGCGGCGAGATCAACAGCGGCAAGATCGCCACCACGGTGATGAGCCCGACCGTGCTCGGCTACGAGGCCTTCGACCTGTACGGCACGCTGGCCAAGCCGAACGGCGACCCCGAGGGCGCCAAGAAGCTGCTGCAGGAGGCCGGCAAGCCCAACCCGACGGTCGTCTACGCCTACAACCAGACGCCGACGCAGGAGAAGATCACCGTCGCGATCAAGGACGCGCTCGGCAAGGCCGGCTTCAACGTCGTGGCCAAGCCGCTGAACCCGGCGACCTACTACGACGCGATCGGCCCGGTGGACAACAAGTACGACATCTACTGGACCGGGTGGGCCGCCGACTGGCCGACCGGCCAGACCGCGATCCAGCCGCTGTTCGACAGCCGTCTGATCGCCGACAACTCCACCAACTACAGCCACTTCAGCAACCCTGAGGTGGACGCCGCGATCGACGCCGCCAACAAGATCACCGACGCGGCCGAGGCCGGCAAGGCGTGGGCCGCGCTCGACAAGAAGATCATGGAGCAGGCGCCCATCGTCCCCGAGTACTACCAGACCTACTTCGGCCTGTACGGCTCGGGCCTCGGCGGGGTGGAGTTCAGCCTCGTCCAGGGCGAGCAGTCCCCGCTGAACGTGTACGTCAAGTAG
- a CDS encoding ABC transporter permease, with protein sequence MTLPSQARSETAPGPGEGPAAADEARSSLVGRSPAQLMWRRFRRDRTGVTAAFVVAFYFLVALLAPVISWLYGKDAYTPYGQNADGLLNEYGYPIAPNGGMSGDFWFGLEPGLGRDVFMQLVYGIRTSLSIAIIVTIVTTIIGVVMGIWSGYAGGKTDYVIGRIIDTLLAFPSQLFLIVFLPVVEAAFVSPEEETPVWLRYVSICVVLTVLGWATISRLLRSQVLSLREREFIEAARVTGASPARIIFKELLPNLWTPIIIQSTLALPLYVGAEAGLGFLGVGMTEPTPDWGRMFLVGSNVYHQDITYLIFPGVSMVIFVVAFNLLGDSLRDAFDPKTRR encoded by the coding sequence ATGACACTCCCCTCACAGGCCAGGTCCGAGACGGCCCCCGGCCCCGGCGAAGGCCCGGCGGCCGCGGACGAGGCCCGCTCATCCCTGGTGGGCCGTTCGCCGGCCCAGCTCATGTGGCGCCGCTTCCGCCGGGACCGCACCGGGGTCACGGCCGCCTTCGTCGTGGCGTTCTACTTCCTCGTCGCGCTGCTCGCGCCGGTCATCTCCTGGCTATACGGCAAGGACGCCTACACGCCCTATGGCCAGAACGCCGATGGCCTGCTCAACGAGTACGGCTACCCGATCGCGCCCAACGGGGGCATGAGCGGGGATTTCTGGTTCGGCCTCGAACCAGGGCTGGGCCGCGACGTGTTCATGCAGCTCGTCTACGGAATCCGCACCTCGCTGTCCATCGCGATCATCGTCACGATCGTCACGACGATCATCGGCGTCGTCATGGGCATCTGGTCGGGATACGCCGGAGGCAAGACCGACTACGTGATCGGCCGGATCATCGACACCCTGCTGGCCTTCCCGTCGCAGCTCTTCCTCATCGTGTTCCTGCCGGTCGTCGAGGCCGCGTTCGTGTCCCCCGAGGAGGAGACCCCGGTCTGGCTGCGCTACGTCTCCATCTGCGTGGTGCTCACCGTGCTGGGCTGGGCGACGATCTCACGGCTGCTGCGCTCGCAGGTGCTCTCGCTGCGCGAGCGCGAGTTCATCGAGGCCGCGCGGGTCACCGGCGCGTCACCGGCGCGGATCATCTTCAAGGAGCTGCTGCCCAACCTCTGGACGCCGATCATCATCCAGTCCACGCTCGCGCTGCCGCTGTACGTCGGCGCGGAGGCCGGCCTCGGCTTCCTCGGCGTCGGCATGACCGAGCCCACCCCGGACTGGGGGCGCATGTTCCTGGTCGGCTCCAACGTCTACCACCAGGACATCACCTATCTGATCTTCCCCGGCGTCTCCATGGTGATCTTCGTCGTCGCCTTCAACCTCCTCGGCGACTCCCTGCGGGACGCCTTCGACCCCAAGACCCGGCGATGA
- a CDS encoding riboflavin synthase gives MFTGIVEELGELATVETLPRAARLAIRGKIVADGARHGESIAVNGVCLTVVDATGDTFTADVMQETLDRSSLGSLVPGARVNLERAVRADQRLGGHIVQGHVDGTGAVLAREPGEHWEVVRISLPAELARYVVEKGSIAVDGVSLTVVSVRDDGPDGGPEFSVSLIPTTLQLTTLGHKAPGDPVNLEVDVIAKYVERLVTARGPAS, from the coding sequence ATGTTCACTGGAATCGTTGAGGAGCTCGGCGAGCTCGCCACCGTGGAGACCCTGCCCCGCGCGGCGCGCCTCGCCATCCGGGGGAAGATCGTCGCCGACGGCGCCCGGCACGGCGAGTCGATCGCCGTCAACGGCGTCTGCCTGACCGTCGTGGACGCCACCGGCGACACCTTCACCGCCGACGTCATGCAGGAGACCCTGGACCGCAGCTCGCTCGGCTCCCTCGTCCCCGGCGCGCGCGTCAACCTGGAACGCGCCGTCCGCGCCGACCAGCGGCTCGGCGGCCACATCGTGCAGGGCCACGTCGACGGCACCGGCGCCGTGCTGGCGCGCGAGCCCGGCGAGCACTGGGAGGTCGTGCGGATCTCCCTGCCCGCCGAGCTGGCCCGCTACGTCGTCGAGAAGGGCTCGATCGCCGTCGACGGCGTCAGCCTCACCGTCGTGTCCGTGCGGGACGACGGGCCGGACGGCGGCCCGGAGTTCTCCGTCAGCCTCATCCCCACCACGCTCCAGCTCACCACCCTCGGGCACAAGGCCCCGGGCGACCCGGTGAACCTGGAGGTCGACGTCATCGCCAAGTACGTCGAACGGCTCGTCACCGCGAGAGGCCCGGCGTCATGA
- the pnuC gene encoding nicotinamide riboside transporter PnuC — translation MSWTTAGFEVFGQHVLWTDLAGNAGALSTVWLAMRRTVWTWPVQLAGSVLLLVASLQAHLTGNALKQVMFGVLAIYGWVRWTRGVRGGHDLRVRPGTDLERAALIAVMVAGTGLVALFFAATGWSWAPLPDAYIFVGSAVATYAQGRALIDFWWIWVAVDLVGVPLAFTSGLYVSGVVYGIFFVLVMLGVREWSRQYRTRTPEVAPA, via the coding sequence ATGAGCTGGACCACGGCGGGCTTCGAGGTCTTCGGGCAGCACGTCCTCTGGACCGACCTCGCGGGCAACGCCGGCGCGCTGTCCACCGTGTGGCTGGCCATGCGGCGCACCGTGTGGACCTGGCCGGTCCAGCTCGCGGGCTCGGTCCTGCTGCTGGTGGCGTCCCTGCAGGCCCACCTGACCGGCAACGCGCTCAAGCAGGTCATGTTCGGCGTGCTCGCGATCTACGGATGGGTCAGGTGGACGCGCGGCGTCAGGGGCGGGCACGACCTGCGCGTGCGCCCGGGCACCGACCTGGAGCGGGCCGCGCTGATCGCCGTCATGGTGGCGGGCACCGGCCTCGTCGCCCTCTTCTTCGCCGCCACCGGGTGGTCCTGGGCGCCGCTCCCCGACGCCTACATCTTCGTCGGCAGCGCCGTCGCCACCTACGCGCAGGGCAGGGCCCTCATCGACTTCTGGTGGATCTGGGTGGCCGTGGACCTGGTCGGCGTCCCCCTGGCCTTCACCTCCGGGCTTTACGTGTCCGGGGTGGTCTACGGAATCTTCTTCGTCCTGGTCATGCTCGGCGTCCGCGAGTGGTCGCGGCAGTACCGGACGCGCACCCCGGAGGTGGCACCAGCATGA
- a CDS encoding bifunctional 3,4-dihydroxy-2-butanone-4-phosphate synthase/GTP cyclohydrolase II: protein MSDITFDTIERAIADIRAGRPVVVVDDEDRENEGDIIFAASKATPELLAFTIRYTSGVICVPMTGEHLDRLGLPLMVQQNRERLRTAYTISVDARDGVTTGISAADRARTIRALADSATEPYELVRPGHIFPLRYHEGGVLARRGHTEASVDLARLAGLTPAGVLAEIVNDDGTMARLPELRRFADEHGLALISIEQLVEYRRRTEKVVSRVAVTDIPNRYGIWRAYGFASGIDGGEHVALVYGDLGDGENVLVRAHSECLTGDVLGSLRCDCGVQLDHAMRAVAAEGRGVIVYLRGHEGRGIGLLAKLRAYSLQDNGSDTVDANLELGLPVDAREFSNAGQMLADLGVRSVRVLTNNPAKLRGLDGYGIKVIGREPMPVAANEYNIKYLTAKRDRLGHQIEGVR from the coding sequence ATGAGCGACATCACGTTCGACACGATCGAGCGCGCGATCGCCGACATCCGCGCGGGCAGGCCGGTCGTCGTGGTCGACGACGAGGACCGCGAGAACGAGGGCGACATCATCTTCGCCGCGTCCAAGGCCACCCCCGAGCTGCTCGCGTTCACGATCCGCTACACCAGCGGCGTGATCTGCGTCCCCATGACGGGCGAGCACCTGGACCGCCTCGGCCTGCCCCTGATGGTCCAGCAGAACCGCGAGCGGCTGCGCACCGCCTACACGATCAGCGTGGACGCCCGCGACGGCGTCACCACCGGCATCTCCGCGGCCGACCGGGCCAGGACCATCCGCGCGCTCGCCGACTCGGCCACCGAGCCCTACGAGCTGGTGCGGCCCGGCCACATCTTCCCCCTGCGCTACCACGAGGGCGGGGTGCTGGCCCGCCGGGGCCACACCGAGGCGTCGGTCGACCTGGCCCGGCTCGCCGGGCTCACCCCGGCCGGGGTGCTCGCCGAGATCGTCAACGACGACGGCACCATGGCCCGCCTGCCCGAGCTGCGCAGGTTCGCCGACGAGCACGGCCTGGCGCTGATCTCCATCGAGCAGCTCGTGGAGTACCGCAGGCGCACCGAGAAGGTCGTCTCGCGGGTCGCCGTCACCGACATCCCCAACCGCTACGGCATCTGGCGGGCCTACGGCTTCGCCAGCGGCATCGACGGCGGCGAGCACGTCGCCCTGGTCTACGGCGACCTCGGCGACGGCGAGAACGTGCTGGTGCGCGCGCACTCCGAGTGCCTCACCGGGGACGTCCTCGGCTCGCTGCGCTGCGACTGCGGCGTCCAGCTCGACCACGCCATGCGCGCCGTCGCCGCCGAGGGCAGGGGCGTCATCGTCTACCTGCGCGGGCACGAGGGGCGCGGCATCGGCCTGCTGGCCAAGCTCAGGGCCTACAGTCTCCAGGACAACGGCAGCGACACCGTGGACGCCAACCTGGAGCTCGGCCTGCCCGTGGACGCCCGCGAGTTCTCCAACGCCGGCCAGATGCTCGCCGACCTCGGCGTCAGGTCGGTGCGGGTGCTGACCAACAACCCGGCCAAGCTCCGCGGCCTGGACGGGTACGGCATCAAGGTGATCGGCAGGGAGCCCATGCCGGTCGCCGCCAACGAGTACAACATCAAGTACCTGACGGCCAAGCGCGACCGCCTCGGCCACCAGATCGAAGGAGTCAGATGA
- the ribH gene encoding 6,7-dimethyl-8-ribityllumazine synthase: MSGEGRPAAAPVRAEGLTVGIVAARWHERITDRLVARAERAADDCGARRRTVRVAGSLEVPVVAQALARTHDAVVALGVVIRGETAHFQYVCDSVTSGLTRVSLDESTPVGNGVLTCDTLDQAVDRAGLPGSHEDKGYEATVAAIETALVLRELKG; encoded by the coding sequence ATGAGCGGCGAGGGGCGGCCCGCCGCGGCGCCCGTCCGCGCCGAGGGCCTCACGGTCGGCATCGTGGCCGCCCGCTGGCACGAGCGGATCACCGACCGGCTGGTGGCCCGCGCCGAGCGCGCCGCCGACGACTGCGGCGCCCGGCGCCGCACCGTGCGGGTCGCCGGGTCGCTGGAGGTCCCCGTCGTCGCCCAGGCCCTGGCAAGGACGCACGACGCCGTCGTGGCGCTCGGCGTGGTCATCCGCGGCGAGACCGCGCACTTCCAGTACGTATGCGATTCTGTGACATCCGGGCTGACCCGGGTGTCGCTGGACGAGTCGACTCCGGTGGGCAACGGCGTCCTCACCTGTGACACTCTTGACCAAGCCGTAGATCGGGCCGGTCTGCCCGGCAGTCACGAGGACAAGGGGTACGAGGCCACGGTCGCGGCGATCGAGACCGCTCTGGTCCTGCGTGAGCTGAAAGGATGA
- a CDS encoding PH domain-containing protein: MTQCPADPPAFRVVSEPEPPPLPVIWRPRRARVMAYSAATVIVVGAVVLAVVLPPPFRLPDKIGVVVFAALVAFILHLLGRLRVEADERGVTVVNAARVHRYEWAEVLGVTLPEGEPWPKLDLADGSSVGAMGIQGTEKARSRKAVAELRALIQKYGEAPDRG, from the coding sequence ATGACCCAGTGCCCCGCCGATCCGCCCGCCTTCCGCGTCGTGTCTGAGCCCGAGCCGCCGCCGCTGCCGGTGATCTGGCGGCCGCGCCGGGCCCGCGTCATGGCCTACTCGGCCGCCACGGTGATCGTGGTCGGCGCGGTCGTGCTCGCGGTGGTGCTGCCGCCGCCGTTCCGGCTGCCCGACAAGATCGGCGTGGTGGTGTTCGCGGCGCTGGTGGCGTTCATCCTCCACCTGCTCGGGCGGCTGCGGGTGGAGGCGGACGAGCGGGGCGTCACGGTCGTGAACGCCGCGCGCGTCCACCGCTACGAGTGGGCCGAGGTGCTGGGCGTCACGCTGCCCGAGGGGGAGCCGTGGCCCAAGCTGGACCTGGCCGACGGCTCCAGCGTCGGCGCCATGGGCATCCAGGGCACCGAGAAGGCCAGGTCCCGCAAGGCGGTGGCGGAGCTGCGCGCCCTGATCCAGAAGTACGGCGAGGCCCCGGACCGCGGCTGA
- a CDS encoding LLM class flavin-dependent oxidoreductase — MSLRFHWFLPTSGDSRSLIGGGHGLQRGHGRASAAAYRPPSIDYLGQIARSAEQLGFDAVLTPTGTWCEDAWLVTAALTQQTRTLRFLVAFRPGFVSPTLAAQMAATYQRISGGRLLLNVVTGGETAEQRRFGDRLSKDERYARTDEFLSIVRGAWSGTPYDFSGVHYQVEGATVAEPPAPVPELYFGGSSAAAGRVAARHVQTYLTWGEPPAQVGEKIAWVRGLAAEEGRTLRFGVRLHVIARDTSEEAWAEAGRLLAGLDPEDVRTAQQTLARSESVGQKRMLALHEGFRRDGGGVHDLEIHPGLWAGVGLVRGGAGTALVGSHAEVADLIEEYAAQGVAEFVLSGYPHLEEAYWFGEGVLPELRRRGALDGARAPVRLSA; from the coding sequence ATGAGCCTGAGGTTCCACTGGTTCCTGCCCACCTCCGGCGACAGCCGGTCCCTCATCGGCGGCGGCCACGGGCTCCAGCGCGGCCACGGCCGGGCCTCCGCGGCGGCGTACCGGCCGCCGTCCATCGACTACCTCGGCCAGATCGCGCGGTCGGCCGAGCAGCTCGGGTTCGACGCCGTGCTCACCCCGACCGGCACCTGGTGCGAGGACGCCTGGCTGGTCACCGCCGCGCTCACCCAGCAGACCAGGACGCTGCGGTTCCTGGTGGCGTTCCGGCCCGGGTTCGTCTCCCCCACGCTGGCGGCGCAGATGGCCGCGACCTACCAGCGCATCTCCGGCGGCCGGCTGCTGCTCAACGTCGTCACCGGCGGGGAGACCGCCGAGCAGCGCCGTTTCGGCGACCGCCTGTCCAAGGACGAGCGGTACGCCCGCACCGACGAGTTCCTGTCGATCGTGCGCGGCGCGTGGAGCGGCACGCCCTACGACTTCTCCGGGGTCCACTACCAGGTGGAGGGGGCGACGGTCGCCGAGCCGCCCGCGCCGGTCCCCGAGCTGTACTTCGGCGGCTCGTCGGCGGCGGCGGGCCGCGTCGCGGCGCGCCACGTGCAGACGTACCTGACCTGGGGGGAGCCGCCCGCGCAGGTCGGCGAGAAGATCGCCTGGGTGCGGGGCCTGGCCGCCGAGGAGGGACGGACGCTGCGGTTCGGCGTCCGCCTGCACGTCATCGCCCGGGACACCTCCGAGGAGGCGTGGGCGGAGGCCGGGCGGCTGCTCGCGGGCCTGGACCCCGAGGACGTCCGCACCGCGCAGCAGACCCTGGCCCGCAGCGAGTCGGTGGGACAGAAGCGCATGCTGGCCCTGCACGAGGGCTTCCGGCGCGACGGCGGCGGCGTCCACGACCTGGAGATCCACCCCGGCCTGTGGGCGGGGGTGGGGCTGGTGCGCGGCGGCGCGGGCACGGCCCTGGTGGGCAGCCACGCCGAGGTCGCCGACCTGATCGAGGAGTACGCCGCGCAGGGCGTCGCCGAGTTCGTCCTGTCCGGCTACCCGCACCTGGAGGAGGCGTACTGGTTCGGCGAGGGCGTGCTGCCCGAGCTGCGCCGCCGGGGAGCCCTGGACGGCGCGCGGGCGCCCGTCCGGCTCAGCGCCTGA
- a CDS encoding ABC transporter substrate-binding protein — protein MIAKAVRLLAAAGLAATLAACGASASSQGSSGSGGGLAGVTLRVGDQKAGSQVLLTASGELDKLPYKVTWAQFTSGPPLLEAVNAGGVDIGAVGNTPPIFAAAANSKIAVVAADQMNAKSSAVVVPPGSPITATAQLKGRRVAVAKGSSAHYHLLAVLKKDGLSFKDITVSYLQPADALAAFTSGRIDAWAIWDPYTSQAVVQNKARILVDGTGYVNGYNFQVAGRDALADKDKTAAIRDYLARLQRAKIWANTHQDEWAKVWAEETGLPVEVTGPAAANRVTRIVRIDDALVASEQEMADAFGAEGLIPGKIDFAGFADRRFNDLVKKDA, from the coding sequence ATGATCGCCAAGGCCGTCCGGCTGCTCGCCGCGGCGGGCCTGGCCGCGACGCTCGCCGCCTGCGGGGCGTCCGCGTCCTCCCAGGGGTCCTCCGGCTCGGGGGGCGGCCTCGCCGGGGTCACGCTGCGGGTCGGCGACCAGAAGGCGGGCTCCCAGGTGCTGCTCACCGCCTCCGGCGAGCTCGACAAGCTCCCCTACAAGGTGACCTGGGCCCAGTTCACCTCGGGGCCGCCGCTGCTGGAGGCCGTCAACGCCGGAGGCGTGGACATCGGCGCGGTGGGCAACACCCCGCCGATCTTCGCGGCGGCCGCGAACTCCAAGATCGCCGTGGTGGCCGCCGACCAGATGAACGCCAAGTCCTCGGCCGTCGTCGTGCCGCCCGGCTCCCCCATCACCGCCACCGCGCAGCTCAAGGGCAGGCGCGTCGCGGTCGCCAAGGGCAGCTCGGCGCACTACCACCTGCTCGCCGTGCTCAAGAAGGACGGCCTGTCCTTCAAGGACATCACGGTGAGCTACCTGCAGCCCGCCGACGCCCTGGCCGCGTTCACCTCCGGCCGGATCGACGCCTGGGCCATCTGGGACCCCTACACCTCCCAGGCGGTGGTGCAGAACAAGGCCAGGATCCTCGTGGACGGCACCGGCTACGTCAACGGCTACAACTTCCAGGTCGCGGGCCGCGACGCGCTCGCCGACAAGGACAAGACCGCCGCGATCCGCGACTACCTGGCACGCCTGCAACGCGCGAAGATCTGGGCCAACACCCACCAGGACGAATGGGCGAAGGTCTGGGCCGAGGAGACCGGCCTGCCCGTCGAGGTGACCGGGCCCGCCGCCGCGAACCGCGTCACGAGGATCGTGCGGATCGACGACGCCCTGGTCGCCTCCGAGCAGGAGATGGCCGACGCCTTCGGCGCCGAGGGCCTCATCCCCGGAAAGATCGATTTCGCCGGCTTCGCCGACCGGCGCTTCAACGACCTCGTGAAGAAGGACGCCTGA